The following are from one region of the Polaribacter marinaquae genome:
- a CDS encoding alpha/beta hydrolase: MQDSIQFKKANISFSDTGKGTAIVLLHGFLENAKMWKTITDELSKKNRIITIDLPGHGNSDCLGYVHSMDLFAETIHAVLKHLRIRKYFIIGHSLGGYVALAMAKEKTINVKGICLMNSTTADDSEERKKLRIRANKMVQQNFENMIKMSVSNLFHQENTLKFKEEINQVKTEALQTSLQGYIAANEGMKNRPNSLEFLKESTFKKLMIIGKNDRILNADTLIEEAKKTNSEYVVLPSGHMSHIENTTELIAALKDFVRI, from the coding sequence ATGCAAGATTCTATTCAATTTAAAAAAGCAAACATTTCTTTTTCTGATACCGGTAAAGGAACTGCAATTGTTTTATTACACGGCTTTTTAGAAAATGCTAAAATGTGGAAAACCATTACTGATGAGTTATCTAAAAAAAACAGAATTATTACTATTGATTTACCAGGTCATGGTAATTCTGATTGCTTAGGTTATGTGCATTCTATGGATTTGTTTGCAGAAACAATTCATGCTGTTTTAAAACATTTAAGAATTAGAAAATACTTTATTATTGGTCATTCTTTAGGTGGTTATGTTGCTTTGGCAATGGCAAAAGAGAAAACAATAAATGTAAAGGGTATTTGTTTGATGAACTCTACAACTGCTGATGATTCTGAAGAACGAAAAAAATTAAGAATTAGAGCCAATAAAATGGTGCAACAAAATTTTGAAAACATGATAAAAATGTCTGTTTCTAATTTATTTCATCAAGAAAATACATTAAAATTTAAAGAGGAAATTAACCAAGTTAAAACCGAAGCGTTACAAACTTCTTTGCAAGGATATATTGCTGCAAACGAAGGAATGAAAAACAGACCAAATTCTTTAGAATTCTTAAAAGAAAGTACTTTTAAAAAGTTGATGATTATTGGTAAAAATGATCGGATTTTAAATGCTGATACATTAATTGAAGAGGCTAAAAAAACGAATTCAGAATATGTGGTTTTACCTTCTGGACATATGAGTCATATAGAAAACACAACCGAATTAATTGCCGCTTTAAAAGACTTTGTAAGAATCTAA
- the brnQ gene encoding branched-chain amino acid transport system II carrier protein — translation MNKTKEIWIAGFALFSLFFGAGNLILPPNLGVNAGEDWWIVVLGFIATAIIIPILAIFAHAKLQGTLYDFGKKVSPVFSTLFCFLIYIIAIAIPSPRTAAVTHEMAIQPFFDSPAILTSIIYFVLVFLFSVNRSRIIGLIGKFLTPIIVIILFVIIGISFFVSSGTLEVTSFKNPFIDGVLEGYQTFDAIAGVVVGAVIIISLDYSNHNSFGERKRLIRKAGLIAGIGLLLIYGGLILSGALFASSFAENASRIDVLSGLSTQTLGSFGTTFLSVLVALACFTTAVGIVTGTADYIKGICNNSKAAYVATAAICSVIGIIVGSYNVGFIIDVAVPALMFLYPITIMLILLNVVPEKYTSKIVFRAVILVTFIFSIPDFLGFIIPRENLTGIKSIIPLAEHSLGWVLPAILVFVIFNVKKFGKA, via the coding sequence ATGAACAAAACAAAAGAAATTTGGATTGCAGGGTTTGCACTTTTTTCGCTTTTTTTCGGAGCCGGAAACTTAATTTTACCACCAAATTTAGGTGTAAATGCTGGTGAAGATTGGTGGATTGTTGTTTTGGGTTTTATAGCTACAGCTATTATAATTCCTATTTTGGCAATTTTTGCACATGCAAAATTACAAGGGACCTTGTATGATTTTGGTAAAAAAGTATCGCCAGTTTTTAGTACACTTTTTTGTTTTTTAATATACATTATTGCCATTGCAATACCATCGCCAAGAACAGCTGCCGTAACGCATGAAATGGCAATTCAGCCATTTTTCGATTCGCCAGCAATACTAACAAGTATTATTTACTTTGTTTTAGTGTTTTTATTTTCTGTAAATAGATCTAGAATAATTGGTTTAATAGGTAAATTTTTAACACCAATAATTGTTATAATTTTATTTGTAATTATTGGTATTTCTTTTTTTGTGTCTTCAGGAACTTTAGAAGTTACTTCATTTAAAAACCCTTTTATTGATGGCGTTTTAGAAGGATATCAAACTTTTGATGCTATTGCAGGTGTAGTTGTTGGTGCAGTTATTATTATCTCTTTAGATTATAGTAATCATAACAGTTTTGGTGAAAGAAAAAGGTTGATAAGAAAAGCAGGGTTAATAGCAGGTATTGGATTGTTATTAATTTACGGAGGTTTAATTTTAAGCGGTGCATTATTTGCAAGTTCTTTTGCAGAAAATGCCTCTAGAATAGATGTTTTATCGGGTTTAAGTACACAAACTTTAGGTAGCTTTGGTACCACTTTTTTAAGTGTTTTGGTAGCTTTGGCATGTTTTACTACGGCGGTTGGTATAGTAACGGGTACTGCAGATTATATAAAAGGAATTTGTAATAATTCTAAAGCAGCATATGTAGCAACAGCCGCAATATGTTCTGTAATTGGAATTATAGTTGGTAGCTACAATGTAGGTTTTATTATAGATGTTGCTGTGCCAGCGTTAATGTTTTTATATCCTATAACTATTATGTTAATTTTATTAAATGTTGTGCCAGAAAAATATACGTCTAAAATAGTTTTTAGAGCGGTTATCTTGGTAACATTTATATTTAGTATTCCAGATTTTTTAGGCTTTATAATTCCTCGAGAAAACTTAACAGGTATTAAAAGTATCATTCCTTTAGCAGAACACAGTTTGGGTTGGGTTTTGCCTGCTATTTTGGTTTTTGTAATATTTAATGTTAAGAAATTTGGCAAAGCTTAA
- a CDS encoding helix-turn-helix domain-containing protein codes for MAVQDIVKHTFKDIFSVSTVRFDKACTIDHSVQQNAYAIYWIQEGSGTYNIDFKQYQFDDNVLFFLSPGQVFTVDSEQIKTAYKLTFVKDFYCIQTHDAEVACNGILFNNIYETPFVKPCKKDTDKLDFILTSLLEEFQQNETAQYDMLQAYLKQFIISAVRVKKENHVVKEDVETRLFKDFSLLVEQNYKTLHSVTDYAKRLGLSPKSITKHFQKAGTTSPSEFIKNRILLEAKRLLIYTDKTVKEIAFELGFNDPAYFTRFFTKAISKSPLQFKKDY; via the coding sequence ATGGCAGTTCAAGATATTGTAAAGCATACTTTTAAAGATATATTTTCTGTAAGCACAGTTCGGTTCGACAAAGCTTGTACAATCGATCATTCGGTACAACAAAATGCTTATGCAATTTATTGGATTCAAGAAGGTAGCGGAACGTATAATATCGATTTTAAACAATATCAATTTGATGATAATGTACTTTTTTTCTTATCTCCAGGACAAGTTTTTACAGTAGATTCAGAACAAATAAAAACTGCCTACAAACTTACTTTTGTAAAAGATTTTTACTGCATACAAACCCACGATGCAGAGGTTGCCTGTAACGGAATTTTATTTAACAATATTTACGAAACTCCGTTTGTAAAACCATGTAAAAAAGACACCGATAAATTAGACTTTATATTAACAAGCTTACTCGAAGAGTTTCAGCAAAACGAAACAGCGCAGTACGATATGTTACAAGCCTATTTAAAGCAATTTATTATTTCTGCTGTTCGTGTAAAAAAAGAAAACCATGTTGTTAAAGAAGATGTCGAAACACGCCTTTTTAAAGACTTTAGTTTGTTGGTAGAGCAAAATTACAAAACACTTCATTCTGTAACAGATTATGCAAAAAGACTAGGTCTTTCGCCAAAATCAATCACAAAGCATTTTCAAAAAGCAGGTACAACTTCTCCATCAGAATTTATAAAAAACAGAATTTTGCTAGAGGCAAAACGCTTGTTAATTTACACCGATAAAACCGTAAAAGAAATCGCATTCGAATTAGGTTTTAATGATCCAGCATATTTTACCCGATTCTTTACAAAGGCAATTTCAAAATCGCCACTTCAGTTTAAAAAAGACTACTAA
- a CDS encoding carboxymuconolactone decarboxylase family protein, producing the protein MSTYNVPTKNEVSENNQAIFNQLEKGLGFVPNLYAAFAHSETALGNFLAIGNGKTSFSAKEKEVINLAVSQVNECVYCLSAHTAIGKMNGFTEAQILELRAGKASFDAKLNALANFAKSTAENRGAATPETVENLYAQGYTKGNLADAIILIGEITITNYFHKTTDVAVDFPLAEAL; encoded by the coding sequence ATGAGTACATATAATGTTCCAACAAAAAACGAAGTATCAGAAAACAACCAAGCAATATTTAATCAATTAGAAAAAGGTTTAGGTTTTGTACCAAACTTATACGCAGCATTTGCACATAGCGAAACTGCTTTGGGTAATTTTTTAGCAATAGGAAATGGTAAAACAAGCTTTTCTGCTAAAGAAAAAGAAGTAATAAACTTAGCCGTAAGTCAAGTAAACGAATGTGTTTATTGTTTGTCTGCCCACACAGCCATCGGTAAAATGAATGGTTTTACAGAAGCACAAATTTTAGAATTAAGAGCAGGTAAAGCCTCTTTTGATGCAAAATTAAATGCATTGGCAAACTTTGCTAAAAGTACAGCAGAAAACAGAGGTGCTGCAACACCAGAAACAGTAGAAAACTTATATGCACAAGGGTATACAAAAGGAAATTTAGCAGATGCAATAATCTTAATTGGCGAAATTACAATTACAAATTATTTTCATAAAACAACAGATGTAGCTGTAGATTTTCCGTTAGCAGAAGCTTTATAA